One Kitasatospora sp. MAP12-44 DNA segment encodes these proteins:
- a CDS encoding SAM hydroxide adenosyltransferase, with product MAHPPVISLTDCADPNALARQSARIAALFGATPTVLPLGGPDPEGVAALTLLDLLRSTEIVGGPTHPTVVLVNIAPRDGHWPNGAPFCYFRHRENLVISTLNPRVLEPLSTYLGLTEVQVTDVREVLEAAAAQWAELAPAEVEEITRTQFRSLWYVPLLARWLVDGRPVPARPHQVLTPCQNAAVDGEVRVAVVDNFGNCKLDRPAAAIPGYREARGLPVRSARDGGSVQVRCYDRLPDVPYGEPAITTGSSGLGFAELVVRGGSAAELFGLREGDQVLQLTS from the coding sequence ATGGCCCATCCGCCGGTTATCTCCCTCACCGACTGCGCCGACCCCAACGCGCTGGCCCGGCAGTCCGCCCGGATCGCCGCGCTCTTCGGCGCCACGCCGACCGTCCTGCCGCTGGGCGGGCCGGACCCGGAGGGCGTCGCCGCGCTCACGTTGCTCGATCTGCTCCGCTCCACCGAGATCGTCGGCGGCCCGACGCACCCGACCGTCGTCCTGGTCAACATCGCGCCGCGGGACGGCCACTGGCCCAACGGAGCACCGTTCTGCTACTTCCGGCACCGGGAGAACCTGGTCATCAGCACCCTCAACCCCCGTGTGCTGGAGCCGCTTTCGACCTACCTGGGACTGACGGAGGTCCAGGTCACCGATGTGCGCGAGGTACTGGAGGCCGCCGCCGCGCAGTGGGCCGAGCTGGCGCCGGCCGAGGTCGAGGAGATCACCCGGACCCAGTTCCGCAGCCTCTGGTATGTGCCGCTGCTGGCCCGCTGGCTGGTGGACGGCCGCCCGGTCCCCGCGCGGCCGCACCAGGTGCTGACGCCATGTCAGAACGCCGCAGTGGACGGGGAAGTACGGGTGGCCGTGGTGGACAACTTCGGCAACTGCAAGCTGGATCGGCCCGCTGCCGCCATCCCCGGCTACCGGGAGGCCCGCGGCCTGCCCGTCCGCAGCGCACGCGACGGCGGTAGCGTCCAAGTGCGCTGCTACGACCGGCTGCCCGACGTGCCGTACGGCGAACCGGCTATCACGACCGGGAGTTCGGGCCTCGGATTCGCCGAACTGGTGGTGCGCGGTGGCTCCGCAGCCGAACTGTTCGGCTTGCGCGAAGGCGACCAGGTGCTCCAACTCACCAGCTGA
- a CDS encoding ABC transporter substrate-binding protein encodes MSRARTVVAASLGAVVVLTAAACAPQPQKSATSAASGAGSAACSINSPNLYKQGQLTVATDSPAYAPWFDNNTPADGKGFESAVAYAVAGKLGFSQSQVKWVVEPFDNSYAPGAKTFDFDINEISNTPERAKAVDFSTSYYTASQAVLVLGKSKYAGATSLSALKDAKIGVQVATTSYQAVIDEIKPTQQPSVFNTTNDEVNALQNGQIDAVVTDLPTVFYLAGSELQGGKILGQFGYAGGTPEQFGLLLGKGSGLTACVDQALAGLKADGTLDRLTSQWLASSANAPELKP; translated from the coding sequence ATGTCCCGTGCCCGCACAGTCGTTGCCGCCTCGCTGGGGGCCGTTGTCGTGCTGACGGCCGCCGCCTGCGCTCCGCAGCCCCAGAAGTCGGCGACCTCGGCCGCGAGCGGCGCCGGCAGCGCAGCCTGCTCGATCAACAGTCCGAACCTGTACAAGCAGGGGCAGTTGACCGTCGCGACCGATTCCCCGGCCTATGCGCCCTGGTTCGACAACAACACCCCGGCGGACGGCAAGGGCTTCGAAAGCGCCGTCGCCTATGCGGTGGCCGGCAAGCTCGGATTCAGCCAGAGCCAGGTGAAGTGGGTGGTCGAACCGTTCGACAATTCCTATGCCCCCGGCGCGAAGACCTTCGACTTCGACATCAACGAGATCTCCAACACCCCGGAGCGAGCGAAGGCGGTGGACTTCTCCACCAGTTACTACACGGCCAGTCAGGCCGTCCTGGTGCTCGGCAAGTCCAAGTACGCGGGCGCGACCTCGCTGTCCGCGCTCAAGGACGCCAAGATCGGCGTGCAGGTGGCCACCACCAGCTACCAGGCGGTGATCGACGAGATCAAGCCCACGCAGCAGCCGAGCGTCTTCAACACCACCAACGACGAGGTCAACGCGCTGCAGAACGGCCAGATCGACGCGGTCGTCACGGACCTGCCCACGGTGTTCTACCTGGCAGGATCGGAGCTGCAGGGCGGCAAGATCCTCGGCCAGTTCGGCTACGCCGGCGGCACGCCGGAGCAGTTCGGCCTGCTGCTGGGCAAGGGCAGCGGGCTGACCGCGTGTGTGGACCAGGCGCTCGCGGGGCTCAAGGCGGACGGCACGCTCGACCGGCTCACCTCCCAGTGGCTGGCGTCCTCCGCCAACGCCCCCGAGCTCAAGCCGTAG
- a CDS encoding amino acid ABC transporter permease gives MEHETTAELNQQANQQANDRADKQDHERDERADADYRPSARQQERERFRRARKRRNSVIAALCTLAGLLAVGAAAVASPGWDRVHSLFLNGAEFRKTLPAILDGFWLNIQMFLVAEVLILALGLLIALVRVTRAPGLQPLRLAATLYVDVFRGVPTLLLVFLVGFGLPALQLQGTPSQPWVLGVIALVLSYAAYVGEVFRAGLNSVHPAQRNAARALGLSETQTLRRVVLPQAVRNVLPPLLNDFIALQKDTALVAVLGPLEALRVAQIKADYAFNYTPYLGAALLFIAVTIPLTRYADRLQRRSALRTWAEAGQ, from the coding sequence GTGGAACACGAGACCACGGCCGAGCTGAACCAGCAGGCCAACCAGCAGGCCAACGACCGGGCCGACAAGCAGGACCACGAGCGCGACGAGCGGGCGGACGCCGACTACCGGCCCAGCGCCCGGCAGCAGGAGCGGGAGCGGTTCCGCCGCGCCCGCAAGCGGCGCAACAGCGTGATCGCCGCGCTGTGCACGCTGGCCGGCCTGCTCGCGGTGGGGGCGGCCGCGGTCGCCTCACCGGGCTGGGACCGGGTGCACAGCCTCTTCCTGAACGGCGCGGAGTTCCGCAAGACGCTCCCGGCGATCCTGGACGGCTTCTGGCTCAACATTCAGATGTTCCTGGTGGCCGAGGTGCTGATCCTGGCCCTGGGCCTGCTGATCGCGCTGGTGCGGGTGACCCGGGCGCCCGGCCTGCAGCCGCTGCGGCTGGCCGCGACCCTCTACGTGGACGTGTTCCGCGGGGTGCCGACGCTCCTGCTGGTCTTCCTGGTCGGCTTTGGGCTGCCGGCGCTCCAGCTGCAGGGCACCCCCTCCCAGCCCTGGGTGCTCGGGGTGATCGCCCTGGTGCTCTCCTACGCCGCCTACGTGGGCGAGGTGTTCCGGGCCGGACTGAACTCGGTGCACCCCGCGCAGCGCAACGCCGCACGGGCGCTCGGGCTCAGTGAGACGCAGACGCTGCGGCGCGTGGTGCTGCCCCAGGCGGTGCGCAATGTGCTGCCGCCGCTGCTCAACGACTTCATCGCCCTGCAGAAGGACACCGCGCTGGTCGCCGTCCTGGGGCCGCTGGAGGCGCTGAGAGTCGCGCAGATCAAGGCGGACTACGCCTTCAACTACACCCCCTACCTGGGGGCGGCGCTCCTGTTCATCGCGGTGACCATCCCGCTGACCAGGTATGCCGACCGACTGCAGCGGCGATCGGCGCTGCGTACCTGGGCGGAGGCCGGACAGTGA
- a CDS encoding amino acid ABC transporter ATP-binding protein, with product MSEQLSEHGGPTGSGDPLLRIRGLRKQYGSRVVLRSIDLDVAEHQVVCLIGGSGSGKSTLLRCVDLLDVVDDGTVHLGDTELTDPRLDANVARRRIGIVFQAYNLFPHLSVLDNITLAPRQVHKVPRKQAEESARELLARLGLADKAQDYPDRLSGGQQQRAAIARALATEPELLLFDEITSALDPELVGEVLDVVADLKQRGLTILMATHEIGFARHAADQVCFLEDGVIRERGSAEQVLTDPRHDSTRRFLSRVLER from the coding sequence GTGAGCGAGCAGCTGAGCGAGCATGGGGGACCGACCGGGAGCGGCGACCCGCTGCTGCGGATTCGCGGCCTGCGCAAGCAGTACGGGTCGCGCGTGGTGCTGCGCTCGATCGATCTGGACGTCGCCGAGCACCAGGTCGTCTGCCTGATCGGTGGTTCCGGCTCGGGCAAGTCGACCCTGCTGCGCTGCGTGGACCTGCTGGACGTCGTCGACGACGGCACCGTCCACCTGGGCGACACCGAGCTGACCGACCCGCGCCTGGACGCCAACGTCGCCCGCCGCCGGATCGGCATCGTCTTCCAGGCCTACAACCTGTTCCCGCACCTGAGCGTGCTGGACAACATCACGCTGGCGCCGCGGCAGGTGCACAAGGTCCCGCGCAAGCAGGCGGAGGAGTCGGCCCGGGAGCTGCTGGCCAGGCTCGGGCTGGCGGACAAGGCGCAGGACTACCCGGACCGCCTCTCCGGCGGCCAGCAGCAGCGGGCCGCGATCGCCCGCGCCCTGGCCACCGAGCCGGAGCTGCTGCTCTTCGACGAGATCACCTCGGCGCTCGACCCCGAACTGGTGGGCGAGGTACTGGATGTGGTCGCCGACCTCAAGCAGCGCGGCCTGACCATCCTGATGGCCACCCACGAGATCGGCTTCGCCCGGCACGCCGCCGACCAGGTCTGCTTCCTGGAGGACGGCGTGATCCGCGAGCGGGGCAGCGCGGAGCAGGTGCTCACCGATCCGCGCCACGACTCGACCCGGCGCTTCCTCTCCCGGGTGCTGGAGCGTTAG
- a CDS encoding ribonuclease H, producing MIERVIAACDGAAKGNPGPAAWAFVIADSAGVPQRWQAGPLGHSTNNIGELTALEQLLTVTDPAVALEVRLDSTYTRDAATKWLAAWKRNGWKTAAGKPVANRELIQRIDALLTGRDVTFVYVPAHQVNGDPLNAIADKAASDAARTQQAAGGTAADLPVPDPVAASAPRAARGSTPSASLPAKRASSGGSRTLSARFPGTCPCGRPYAKGETITKVGSSWGHPQCAATHS from the coding sequence ATGATCGAACGAGTCATCGCGGCGTGCGACGGAGCAGCAAAAGGCAATCCCGGCCCGGCGGCCTGGGCTTTCGTGATCGCGGACAGCGCGGGCGTCCCGCAGCGCTGGCAGGCCGGCCCGCTGGGGCACAGCACCAACAACATCGGTGAACTCACCGCGCTGGAGCAGCTGCTGACCGTGACGGACCCCGCCGTCGCGCTGGAGGTCCGCCTGGACAGCACGTACACCCGCGACGCGGCGACGAAGTGGCTGGCGGCGTGGAAGCGCAACGGGTGGAAGACCGCCGCCGGCAAGCCGGTGGCCAACCGCGAGCTGATCCAGCGGATCGACGCGCTGCTGACCGGCCGGGACGTGACCTTCGTCTATGTCCCGGCCCACCAGGTGAACGGCGATCCGCTGAACGCGATCGCTGACAAGGCCGCCAGCGACGCGGCCCGCACCCAGCAGGCCGCCGGCGGCACGGCGGCCGACCTGCCCGTGCCGGACCCGGTCGCCGCCTCCGCACCGCGAGCGGCCCGCGGCTCCACCCCGTCCGCGAGCCTCCCGGCGAAGCGCGCCTCCTCGGGCGGCTCGCGCACGCTGTCCGCGCGCTTCCCCGGCACCTGCCCGTGCGGCCGCCCGTACGCGAAGGGCGAGACGATCACCAAGGTCGGCAGCAGCTGGGGCCATCCGCAGTGCGCGGCCACCCACAGCTGA
- a CDS encoding ABC transporter ATP-binding protein has translation MTRYILKSEQRPADIAPPVPPDPEGKEHSEQFRAHFPGDRRSAANASMSTAAMLRRLPQLVRRALSLAWAADPASTALLLVCQLLSGVFGALALYATTGTLRALLVPGPVGQHLRHAAPSLTLLAASAGLRAVLAISVTSLSTRVSPRINREADLALIAAGCEAELKAYDEPAYNDQWESADRGAATTPDLLSNAQDVIAATVSLIAAAGILATLDPLLLPFLLLGSVPTGIAAVRTARLHYLSTLATNEERQALRIYRWFLIDKGRADQVRSDQVSPFVMEKYRQAEERIIAATDQATRKAARVSLWAAVGTGAGSALIWGTLLFLIATGRIGLAAAGGATFALRTAAGGVQGMVGNGARLYRMGLYLDDFFTFLDEAGGHRIRRGDVTPASPSVVEVTGLAHTYPGDQQEPALQDVNMTLRRGEVVAVIGQNGSGKSTLLKLLAGLYLPQTGQITWDGVPVERLDADGMWTRVARVPQEFARWPLNAAENIHLGHLTDDLMDEVRRAAAQTGFDEIVDRLRSGWRTLLAQGWLGGAELSGGGWQRAAVARALYRTALNPGLLILDEPTSDLDPRAEHRILHALRGLAPERITLLVTHNIANAAVADRVIVMDRGRVVQTGTWAELAEQQHGLFRELLDLQRDRAVPGQRTAG, from the coding sequence GTGACCAGGTACATTCTCAAGTCGGAGCAGCGACCCGCCGACATCGCTCCGCCCGTCCCCCCGGACCCGGAGGGGAAGGAGCACAGCGAGCAGTTCCGGGCCCACTTCCCCGGCGACAGGCGCTCCGCGGCCAACGCGTCGATGTCGACCGCGGCGATGCTCCGCCGCCTGCCCCAGCTCGTCCGCCGGGCGCTGTCCCTCGCCTGGGCCGCCGATCCCGCCTCCACCGCGCTGCTCCTGGTGTGCCAGCTGCTCTCGGGTGTCTTCGGCGCGCTCGCCCTGTACGCCACCACCGGCACGCTTCGGGCGCTGCTCGTCCCCGGGCCCGTCGGCCAGCACCTGCGGCACGCCGCGCCGTCCCTGACGCTGCTCGCCGCCTCGGCCGGCCTGCGCGCCGTCCTCGCGATCAGCGTGACCAGCCTCTCCACCCGGGTCTCGCCCCGGATCAACCGCGAGGCCGACCTGGCGCTGATCGCCGCCGGCTGCGAGGCCGAGCTGAAGGCGTACGACGAACCCGCCTACAACGACCAGTGGGAGTCCGCCGACCGGGGCGCGGCCACCACCCCCGACCTGCTCTCCAACGCGCAGGACGTGATCGCCGCCACGGTCTCCCTGATCGCGGCGGCCGGGATCCTGGCCACCCTGGACCCGCTGCTGCTGCCGTTCCTGCTGCTGGGCTCGGTGCCCACCGGTATCGCCGCGGTGCGCACCGCGCGCCTGCACTACCTGTCCACCCTCGCCACCAACGAGGAGCGCCAGGCGCTAAGGATCTACCGCTGGTTCCTGATCGACAAGGGCCGTGCCGACCAGGTCCGCTCCGACCAGGTCAGCCCGTTCGTGATGGAGAAGTACCGCCAGGCCGAGGAGCGCATCATCGCCGCCACCGACCAGGCCACCCGCAAGGCCGCCAGGGTCTCGCTCTGGGCGGCCGTCGGCACCGGCGCGGGCAGCGCGCTGATCTGGGGCACCCTGCTGTTCCTCATCGCCACCGGCCGGATCGGCCTTGCGGCGGCCGGTGGGGCCACCTTCGCGCTGCGTACCGCCGCCGGCGGTGTGCAGGGCATGGTCGGCAACGGCGCCCGCCTCTACCGGATGGGGCTCTACCTGGACGACTTCTTCACCTTCCTGGACGAGGCCGGCGGCCACCGCATCCGACGCGGCGACGTCACCCCCGCCTCCCCGTCCGTGGTCGAGGTGACGGGCCTGGCCCACACCTACCCAGGCGACCAGCAGGAACCCGCCCTCCAGGACGTGAACATGACGCTGCGCCGAGGGGAGGTCGTCGCCGTCATCGGGCAGAACGGCAGCGGCAAGTCCACCCTGCTCAAGCTCCTGGCCGGCCTCTACCTCCCGCAGACCGGGCAGATCACCTGGGACGGCGTGCCGGTCGAGCGGCTGGACGCCGACGGCATGTGGACCCGAGTGGCCCGGGTCCCGCAGGAGTTCGCCCGCTGGCCGCTCAACGCCGCCGAGAACATCCACCTGGGCCACCTGACCGACGACCTGATGGACGAGGTGCGCCGCGCCGCCGCGCAGACCGGCTTCGACGAGATCGTGGACCGGCTGCGCTCGGGCTGGCGCACCCTCCTCGCGCAGGGCTGGCTCGGTGGCGCGGAGCTCTCCGGCGGGGGCTGGCAGCGCGCCGCCGTCGCCCGCGCCCTGTACCGCACCGCCCTCAACCCGGGGCTGCTGATCCTGGACGAGCCGACCTCCGACCTCGACCCCCGAGCCGAGCACCGCATCCTGCACGCCCTGCGCGGCCTCGCCCCGGAGCGGATCACCCTGCTGGTGACCCACAACATCGCCAACGCCGCCGTCGCCGACCGGGTGATCGTCATGGACCGGGGCCGCGTGGTCCAGACCGGCACCTGGGCGGAGCTCGCCGAGCAGCAGCACGGCCTGTTCCGCGAACTCCTGGACCTCCAACGCGACCGCGCCGTCCCCGGCCAGCGCACCGCCGGCTGA
- a CDS encoding IucA/IucC family protein, which yields MSELPQVPGDQSGALLAARASILDRLVSALVREGLVEAAALGVPVRTVNLAGKHRVDGPGPDPVDLLDGLLARGVLPPEGDWGLLRAETAAGVEGYALALEEAARQAEKLRAIGPWQEQRPFSELLERLATHSPLVGFEQLALDGHPLHPSARSRRGMSAAELTRYAPEFGAVFPLRFVAVRRDAASGADGTGHGDPMDPAAGLAAVDRVLAEAFPGAVAQARAELVAAGLPPGDFVLVPVHPHQFEHALPELHGDALAAGVVVPLAATVQAMPLLSTRTLAAREPGVPGLHVKTALEVQLTTAVRGVSPEAAHNGPRLSILLAAIAEQDAAVRRLGVAREYAGVVFQPRRQDAARRRSLGAVLREDVELTLAPDEVALPMAALLARSPLTGLALVHDLLVETGLTPQDWLRGCLGTLVEPLLTLLVRYGVAMEAHAQNTVLVLRGGSPCRAVVRDFGSLRILPARLARSGHTVTLLPGSALYARDAGELRRKLFFPLFGNQLAELVPALAQAGGCAEERLWEVVREAVVGALGRLAQTEAEAVDEARALLADRWQLKALVRMRLGGKVTEAIHVDAPNPLGEPLNALEDGVLEQLRVLDPQLAVEWLGQLPAARRDTRHDLRAALLREGVDLPSFDQSSLDQSSLDPSSQPGGEAAEEFRTELADSAANRALARALVARRAARLSGPDLLSSLHGAPSTVALQLEALNAEGHPLHPCRRTRRGFSTADVLAYTPESGAVVGVQLAAVRRELLLESPGERGSVGELLAAGYPQIAAQAERGLRARGVDPAQYALVPVHPWQARERIPALYASELAEGALVLLPEAVLPCRPTASIRSLVTVDPGRDGRRYAVKVSLDIQLTGLRRTISPATTRNSPQIAGVIDRLLAAEPRLRGRAVFVPELAGVAFAPPETTPAEAGSGDPARLRGLCALVRPDPADQLHPGESAVSGCALLAHSPFSGGTLLTELVDRSARSTGVPLASAAREFLREYAELLCSAVLPLLARCGIALEAHLQNTILAVDPDGRPARLLLRDSAGLRLHPGRLAAAGVDFTPYPGSVTVSPDLDVVRAKISHAVIQGNLGVLVNHLSAHYGLPAPRTVGDRTGGGPRRPGRRRRGSDGRAARRDRAGHRRAAGADAAGEGVRADATAPEAGGRVRPPPQSAPPPSTYGR from the coding sequence ATGAGTGAACTGCCGCAGGTGCCCGGCGATCAGTCGGGAGCCCTCCTCGCCGCCCGCGCGAGCATCCTCGACCGCCTGGTCTCCGCGCTCGTCCGGGAGGGCCTGGTGGAGGCGGCGGCGCTGGGGGTGCCCGTGCGCACGGTGAACCTGGCGGGCAAGCACCGGGTGGACGGCCCGGGCCCGGACCCGGTCGACCTGCTGGACGGGCTGCTCGCCCGCGGAGTGCTGCCCCCGGAGGGCGACTGGGGGCTGCTCCGCGCCGAGACCGCGGCCGGCGTCGAGGGTTATGCGCTGGCTCTGGAGGAGGCGGCGCGCCAGGCGGAGAAGCTGCGGGCGATCGGCCCGTGGCAGGAGCAGCGGCCCTTCTCGGAGCTGCTGGAGCGCCTCGCCACGCACTCGCCGCTGGTCGGCTTCGAGCAACTGGCCCTGGACGGCCACCCGTTACACCCCTCGGCCAGGAGCCGGCGCGGCATGTCGGCAGCCGAGCTGACGCGCTACGCCCCCGAATTCGGGGCGGTGTTCCCGCTGCGCTTCGTGGCCGTCCGGCGGGACGCGGCCTCCGGCGCGGACGGAACCGGGCACGGCGACCCGATGGACCCGGCCGCCGGGCTGGCCGCGGTGGACCGGGTGCTGGCCGAGGCGTTCCCGGGCGCGGTGGCCCAGGCCCGGGCGGAGCTGGTGGCGGCGGGCCTCCCACCGGGCGACTTCGTGCTCGTCCCCGTCCACCCGCACCAGTTCGAGCACGCCCTGCCCGAGCTGCACGGGGACGCCCTGGCGGCGGGAGTGGTGGTGCCGCTCGCCGCCACCGTGCAGGCCATGCCGCTGCTCTCCACCCGGACCCTGGCAGCCCGGGAACCGGGCGTACCGGGGCTGCACGTCAAGACCGCGCTGGAGGTCCAACTCACCACCGCGGTCCGGGGCGTGTCCCCGGAGGCGGCCCACAACGGTCCCCGCCTCAGCATCCTGCTGGCCGCGATCGCCGAGCAGGACGCGGCCGTGCGCCGCCTCGGCGTCGCGCGCGAGTACGCCGGGGTGGTCTTCCAGCCGCGCCGCCAGGACGCGGCACGCCGCCGCTCGCTGGGCGCGGTGCTGCGCGAGGACGTCGAGCTGACGCTGGCCCCGGACGAGGTCGCCCTGCCGATGGCCGCACTGCTCGCACGGTCTCCGCTGACCGGGCTCGCTCTCGTCCACGATCTGCTCGTCGAGACCGGCCTGACACCCCAGGACTGGCTGCGGGGCTGCCTCGGCACCCTGGTGGAACCGCTGCTGACCCTGCTGGTCAGGTACGGCGTCGCGATGGAGGCGCACGCGCAGAACACCGTGCTGGTGCTGCGCGGCGGTTCGCCCTGCCGGGCTGTCGTCCGGGACTTCGGCAGCCTGCGGATCCTGCCCGCCCGGCTGGCGCGCAGCGGACACACCGTCACCCTGCTGCCGGGGTCGGCTCTGTACGCCCGGGACGCGGGGGAGCTGCGCCGGAAGCTGTTCTTCCCGCTCTTCGGCAACCAACTGGCCGAGCTGGTACCGGCCTTGGCACAGGCGGGCGGCTGTGCGGAGGAGCGCCTCTGGGAGGTGGTGCGCGAGGCGGTCGTCGGCGCCCTCGGCCGGTTGGCGCAGACGGAGGCCGAGGCCGTGGACGAGGCCCGCGCGCTGCTCGCCGACCGGTGGCAGCTCAAGGCGCTGGTCCGGATGCGGCTGGGCGGCAAGGTCACCGAGGCGATCCACGTGGACGCCCCCAACCCGCTGGGCGAGCCGCTGAACGCCCTGGAGGACGGGGTGTTGGAGCAACTGCGCGTGCTGGATCCGCAGTTGGCCGTGGAGTGGCTCGGACAGCTGCCCGCCGCCCGCCGCGACACCCGGCACGACCTGCGAGCGGCGCTGCTCCGGGAGGGCGTCGACCTGCCCAGCTTCGACCAGTCCAGCCTCGACCAGTCCAGCCTCGACCCGTCCAGTCAGCCCGGCGGCGAGGCCGCCGAGGAGTTCCGCACCGAGCTCGCCGACTCGGCGGCCAACCGCGCGCTGGCCCGCGCCCTGGTGGCCCGCAGGGCAGCGCGGCTGAGCGGACCCGACCTGCTGAGCTCCCTCCACGGCGCGCCCAGCACCGTCGCCCTGCAGCTGGAGGCGCTGAACGCGGAGGGCCACCCGCTGCACCCGTGCCGGCGCACCCGCCGGGGGTTCTCCACCGCCGACGTCCTCGCCTACACCCCGGAGAGCGGAGCCGTGGTCGGCGTCCAGTTGGCCGCCGTCCGCCGGGAGTTGCTGCTGGAGAGCCCCGGCGAGCGCGGCTCGGTCGGCGAGCTGCTCGCGGCCGGGTATCCGCAGATCGCCGCGCAGGCGGAGCGCGGGCTGCGGGCGCGCGGCGTCGACCCGGCGCAGTACGCACTGGTCCCCGTCCACCCCTGGCAGGCGCGGGAGCGGATCCCCGCCCTCTACGCGTCGGAGTTGGCCGAGGGCGCGCTGGTGCTGTTGCCTGAGGCCGTCCTGCCCTGCCGGCCCACCGCGTCGATCCGCAGCCTGGTGACGGTCGACCCGGGCCGGGACGGGCGCAGGTACGCGGTGAAGGTCTCGCTGGACATCCAGCTGACCGGTCTTCGGCGGACGATCTCGCCCGCCACCACCCGTAACAGCCCGCAGATCGCGGGGGTGATCGACCGGCTGCTGGCGGCCGAGCCCCGGCTCCGCGGGCGGGCGGTCTTCGTCCCCGAGCTGGCCGGGGTGGCCTTCGCCCCGCCGGAGACCACGCCGGCCGAGGCCGGGTCCGGCGACCCGGCGCGACTGCGCGGTCTGTGCGCGCTGGTCCGCCCCGACCCGGCGGACCAGCTGCACCCCGGCGAGAGCGCGGTCAGCGGCTGCGCGCTGCTGGCCCACTCCCCGTTCTCCGGCGGGACCCTGCTGACCGAGCTGGTGGACCGCAGCGCGAGGTCGACCGGGGTCCCGCTGGCGAGCGCCGCCCGGGAGTTCCTGCGGGAGTATGCCGAGCTGCTGTGCTCGGCGGTCCTGCCGCTGCTCGCGCGCTGTGGCATCGCCCTGGAGGCACATCTGCAGAACACGATCCTCGCCGTCGACCCGGACGGCCGCCCCGCGCGTCTGCTGCTGCGCGACAGCGCCGGATTGCGCCTGCACCCGGGACGACTGGCCGCGGCCGGGGTGGACTTCACGCCGTACCCGGGCTCGGTGACGGTCTCACCGGACCTCGACGTGGTGCGGGCCAAGATCTCCCACGCGGTGATCCAGGGCAACCTGGGCGTGCTGGTGAACCATCTCAGCGCCCACTACGGGCTGCCGGCCCCCCGAACTGTGGGGGACCGTACGGGAGGTGGTCCGCGCCGTCCAGGCCGACGTCGGCGCGGGAGCGACGGACGCGCTGCGCGACGCGATCGAGCAGGACACCGCCGCGCTGCTGGGGCCGACGCTGCCGGAGAAGGCGTTCGTGCGGATGCGACTGCACCCGAAGCAGGGGGACGTGTTCGTCCACCTCCCCAATCCGCTCCACCTCCCAGCACGTACGGCCGGTGA
- a CDS encoding aminoglycoside phosphotransferase family protein, which produces MIEVPEAFARGTVEREGEPGAAWLTELPTLVEELMDRWGCVPDGEVMHGGVGVIVPVRRRAEGTAVLKVSFPHPGNIHEPDAFAAWGGRGAVLLHERDDARFAMVLERVRASTLAEVEDGDEVVAVAGRINRRLAVPAPPGLPRLSRQADSWERQLRSDAEQLPHTMPRYVVDAAVATARELGRVQPDTLIHGDLHARNILRAEREPWLAVDPKGYVGDPAYDGGTLLKTRALTLLEADNLRAAAHRVLDVFAEAAEVDRSRVQRWAQFHAVQAAFWGRRHGFRIARGGARLDLITRFADCLAELLADRA; this is translated from the coding sequence ATGATCGAGGTACCGGAGGCGTTCGCGCGGGGCACCGTCGAGCGTGAAGGTGAGCCGGGCGCGGCCTGGCTCACCGAACTGCCCACGCTGGTAGAGGAACTGATGGACCGTTGGGGATGCGTGCCGGACGGCGAGGTGATGCACGGGGGCGTCGGAGTCATCGTCCCGGTGCGACGGCGGGCCGAGGGGACAGCGGTGCTGAAGGTGTCGTTTCCGCACCCCGGCAACATCCATGAGCCGGACGCGTTCGCGGCGTGGGGCGGACGCGGGGCCGTCCTGCTGCACGAGCGCGACGACGCGCGTTTCGCGATGGTCCTGGAGCGGGTCAGGGCGTCGACCCTGGCGGAGGTCGAGGACGGTGACGAGGTGGTGGCGGTCGCCGGGCGGATCAACCGCCGGCTGGCTGTCCCGGCGCCACCGGGCCTGCCCCGGTTGAGCCGGCAGGCCGACTCCTGGGAGCGGCAACTGCGCAGCGACGCCGAGCAACTGCCGCACACCATGCCGCGTTACGTGGTGGACGCCGCGGTGGCGACCGCCCGCGAGCTGGGCCGCGTCCAGCCGGACACCCTCATCCACGGCGACCTCCACGCCAGGAACATCCTGCGCGCCGAGCGTGAGCCCTGGCTGGCCGTCGACCCCAAGGGATACGTGGGAGACCCCGCTTACGACGGCGGCACGCTGCTCAAGACGCGCGCGCTGACGCTCCTCGAAGCGGACAACCTGCGCGCCGCCGCCCACCGCGTCCTGGACGTCTTCGCCGAGGCCGCGGAGGTCGATCGATCGCGCGTCCAGCGGTGGGCGCAGTTCCATGCCGTCCAGGCCGCGTTCTGGGGCCGCCGGCACGGATTCCGGATCGCCCGCGGTGGCGCACGCCTGGACCTGATCACCCGATTCGCGGACTGCCTCGCGGAGTTGCTCGCGGACCGTGCGTAG